Proteins encoded by one window of Candidatus Angelobacter sp.:
- a CDS encoding radical SAM protein yields MSDLIEIQKQPDDPTLAARRQLRELPAPEPAAGVEAYRRERELALASSPRRRENFEKYMRSSRRSASVDYLPIKLDIENVSRCNFHCTMCVVSDWPKGKRGEDMALEDFKRLIDEQYGLVEIKLQGIGEPTLQGDDFFEMINYARARHIWVRTTTNASLLHAKDNFRKLVDTDVNEIQISIDGADKATFESIRRGGRFDKVVENCKLINAYCREKGVARTKMWTVVQRGNQHQLEDLVRLAHEAGFTNQVFSLELTNWGLDKWSEQNGRVSVEDSLDHDRLLALAEMGRQLGNKVWFWNITEKFSTASPEKLCPWPFERAFVSSDSRTVPCCIIGNPDAYELGRGRSFLETWNSDEYVAFRQAHLDGNLPKICEFCYYRNAHSAALKRA; encoded by the coding sequence ATGAGCGACCTCATCGAAATCCAGAAACAGCCGGACGATCCCACCCTGGCGGCGCGGCGGCAGTTGCGGGAACTGCCCGCGCCCGAGCCGGCCGCCGGTGTGGAAGCGTACCGGCGCGAGCGCGAGCTGGCGCTGGCTTCGTCGCCACGGCGGCGGGAGAATTTCGAGAAGTACATGCGTTCGTCGCGCCGGAGCGCTTCGGTGGACTACCTGCCCATCAAGCTGGACATCGAGAACGTGAGTCGCTGCAATTTTCATTGTACCATGTGCGTCGTCAGCGATTGGCCGAAGGGGAAGCGCGGCGAGGACATGGCGCTGGAGGATTTCAAGCGGCTGATCGACGAACAGTACGGTCTCGTCGAAATCAAACTTCAGGGGATCGGCGAGCCAACGCTGCAGGGCGACGATTTCTTTGAGATGATCAATTACGCCCGAGCGCGGCACATCTGGGTCCGCACCACCACCAACGCGTCGCTGTTGCACGCGAAGGACAATTTCCGGAAGCTGGTGGACACCGACGTGAACGAGATCCAGATCTCGATTGACGGCGCCGACAAGGCGACGTTCGAGTCCATCCGGCGCGGCGGGCGCTTCGACAAGGTCGTCGAGAACTGCAAGCTCATCAACGCGTACTGCCGCGAGAAAGGCGTTGCGCGGACCAAGATGTGGACGGTGGTGCAGCGCGGAAACCAGCATCAATTGGAAGACCTGGTGCGGCTGGCGCACGAGGCCGGTTTCACCAACCAGGTATTCTCGCTGGAATTGACCAACTGGGGACTCGACAAATGGAGCGAACAGAACGGGCGGGTCAGCGTGGAGGACAGCCTCGATCACGACCGGCTCCTCGCGCTGGCCGAGATGGGCCGGCAGCTCGGCAACAAGGTATGGTTCTGGAACATCACGGAAAAATTCAGCACCGCTTCACCCGAAAAATTGTGCCCGTGGCCGTTTGAACGCGCCTTTGTGTCCTCTGACTCGCGAACGGTTCCCTGCTGCATCATCGGCAATCCCGACGCGTACGAACTGGGCCGGGGCAGGAGTTTTCTGGAAACGTGGAACAGCGACGAGTATGTGGCGTTCCGTCAGGCCCACTTGGACGGAAACCTTCCGAAGATCTGCGAATTTTGTTACTATCGGAACGCTCACTCTGCCGCGTTAAAACGCGCATGA